tttttaaaaaaatttatttgcatGAATCGAATTTATTTCCACATTTTTTAGCTTTGGCATGAATAGGTGTAAGCATTAGTTCCGTTAAAccgaattaatttgaaattttgatttgatttattcagatattcaatttaaattaaaaaaatatcagttcggtttaaattttttattcaagtttatcTAGTTAACAtcgataaaataaatagaatataTAGGTCGATAATCGAATCGATCGAAAGGTCAACCTAATCATAAATATTACAAATGCCAAAGCACTTTTTGATACGAGGAAATATAAACTGTGGATAGTAAAACTAGAGTGATTACTCTTAGAAATATTCCACTGGTTTAAATATCCGCAAACCCATTATTAAAACAGTGACCAATTAAAGAAAAGATAAATGTAATTATTGTTAAGTCATCCCTTTTCTCTGGTTGCCTGATTAATACAAACTTTTAAGTACAATTATATATCCAAAATTATTATATCATCTTCAAATAAATCATTTCGAAATTAAAATGTCTTCCTATTCCATTACTTCTTACGAAATTATAGGTtggtataaaaaattattttatacgttttgaaatttataattttatattatataaatattcacACTCCATTTATTGTATCGAATTTATTGATAAAGTTGAATATATGtgtgaaaataatataattttcacaaaatttattttcacaaaatttaaaattagataTTGGAAtcgatattatattatataaccTTTAAATTTTCTCACTTGATGAACGCgagatatatatgtaaaattagaaaattattaaaattttaaaattgttaaacggtaaaactatattttttattattaatttttttaatatattatttttctagaATAAAAACAACATAGAAAATTTAGaagtaatataaaaatttaatcgaAGTTGGGGAAAATTTGGTGGCCGACAAcctctaattttaaaatatatatcattatgaTGATTTCGCTCCAACTACCAtggattatttatattatatacttcTACACTTTTAAAGATATCTAATGGCACTAAATAAATTGGGagatcaaattatatataatatccataatgatataaaaaaattcaataaactAATTTACAATATCGAAGTGTAACACTTAAATAGAAAAGTAATTAAAATTAGATGCATCTAATTAAATATTGCCTAAAATAGTAGCTTTTAATTTTGGATTAAAATAAAGTATTAATATAATCTAATATAAGAGGAAAACTATTCTTCTCCGAGTCCTATATgacatagtttggtacacatgataggataaacatgtgataaataatataaggataagttaaggataaataagatgtaagatattatatttaatatttgatatgattttaataagagtgattaaatttatatattagattgtaatgacaaaattaaccttatcataataaattttataatttcaaagttgttgtttgagttcatattttttatctgttcatgcgccgatagtgcttgcatgatttatttatttttaccaaattttatatatcatataatatgataattgagcatttgattttgtgagtcaagtcaaatatcaatttttaaggttaatcgagtgatactaataattttattgagatttataaaaattatttatataattatctcgaattcatttatataattatcatattacataatatataaaaataaataaagatatttatttgattttaatttctacctACTAGCatagatttataaaaattatttataaattgagggtaattaagtcatttgtagtgtattttatcattaaattaaaattatcacaacTATTAGAAGGGACATTTTATccttctaaaaaattatttatcaaaggctcatgatattatcatgggtttttttaaaaaaagataccAAACATAGGATAatgaggattatttatcaatacaTCCCTTATCTCATGTACCAAACTATGCATATATGAACTACTACTAGCTAGTTGTAAACTGAAATCGAAATCGaaagtttttattatttattttggaaTTATTCTATTTTTTGTATAAGAAATTTCTATATTGTAATTGTTTCTATATTTTAtttgcattaaaaatatataactatGTATATTAGAGATGAGATtgaatttcaaggaaaaaagccaatagaatcatattttaattactaaCTCGTGTTTTGTGATTTTAGAGGATTATGATATCGACCGGACTATATATTTACATAagggtttttcaaaaatttattatctTGTTAGTTTATCAAAATTATTGGTTTAATGAAATGACCCAAGTTGGggatagaaaaaataataattttttaaagatattGTTAGTTTagatatgtttttattttagtaaaataaacAGAACCATAATTAATCTTAACTTTAtccacttttatttttaattaaaattacatattcatagtattttgtattttaataattaaataaaacagatCATTTGATTACCTCGTGGTTGTACCGTCATTTTTTCCaaccttaaaattttaaaaattatccgTTCGAATTGATTTAAATCATTACAAAACCCGAAACCGAAACCGAAATAGAAACTAGAACCGAAACTAGAATCTTGTTCAAGTTATTCGGGTACAATTACAACCTTTAACTTAATCAAAACCGTCGATTTTCGAACCACGATCGGTGTAGCTATTATAACTACGACATAACAAACTTGACAACTAAATACAAAAAGGTCATTTGTTATGAAATTTAAGccacattttcaaaataataaataaatcaatgaaattatatttttactaTTGACAACGGCTCTTTGAAAAGACCGTTGCTCAAttattatcatatatatatatatatatatatatgatccgAATTGAAGTTCATATAAGTTGGATCTTAGAGAGGCACACAATCAATCAAAAATCAATGTAAACTTTTCCTATATTTCGCCATTTCACCCCCTTAAATCCCATATATTTCACTCTCATCCCCCCAGAAATCCCGATGTTTCAGTAACACCCCCAAATAAGCCATCCATTTCTTCTTGCACGTCAACAATTACGCCTTTTGGCTAATGAATTGTGATTTTTCGATGCAAATTTTGGTAAAATGAatcaacaaaatcaaaattacaacAGAAGTACTACTGTGGAAGCTAGATGTACAAGTACTGATACAATTTGAAAGGCGGAACGAAAAGAACTTGTTCTAGTAGAAGCCCCAATCGCCAAATTTGCCAACCACGACCTATCCCCCAACATGGCTTCCGGCATTGAGCCGGAACCCGGTCCAGCACCGGAACCACCTTCCGGCCCGGGATCATTTGTCGTTCCGTCACTTGATTTCGACGATTTTTGGCTGTGATAGAAAAAATTTAGCGTGAAAATCGAGTGACATACCATATAGAATGTGATCATATTCATGAAATttctattttataaataatatcattatagtttgaagataaaataattttaagtgtaaatatttattcttataattattattatgacgATCATGAATCGAGATGAGGATTGAGGATAGATGGAAACTTGAGTTGGACATTGTGCATTAAAGAGTTGTACCTTGGGTGGTTGGGACAAAAGGTAATTAAATAGTCGGCTGCGGTACAAGTGAAGGTGCTGGTGGCATCATCGTAGGCGTAGCTGTAAGATTTCGGGCAAGCATTCTTGAACACCTGCGAGTACGCCGACGGCTTGCACGTCGATGGAGACCCGTACTCTCCCTTGCAACAGTATTCCGGCGTGCCATAAGCATCGCAAGCGCTTCGGCACGCGCCGCCGTCATCAGTCCTCAGCTCCGCCGGGCACAGCCTGTTCAGGTCTTCCACGCAGCCTGTGGATTTGCATTGGCCTGAGCCGCCGCTGACGTCCACCATCACTGGCAAATTGTAGCCGTCCACGAGGCTGACGTCGTAGAAGTCCATGGAACCCGAACCAAGGGTGAATTCCGCCAGCGTGGAGGCGGTGGAACCAGCCCCGTTGCACTCCATCTGGCCGGAGCCGCAGTCTCCTGTGGCGCAGGAGCCACGGCCCGAGCCGTCGAAAGTGCACCCGGTTCTACCCCAGAACCGACCCGACCACCCGGTCGGAGCCTGGAAGGCCCGTGAGCCGCCTTTGGGTAGCTCGAATCCTGTGGTCACCATGGGGGGATGGCCGAGAATCGCCGGCCAAACGGTCTGAGAACACTTGTTTAAGAATGTAAAAGTTGAAGCATCAACCACTCCTGCATGGAAGCAAACACATCATCAAAATATCCAATTTTACTGAATCAATCTCGTCCCGAAATCTTTAACCAAAAAGTGATCCCAAATTAGTTTAGAAAATCCTCTATATGTGTACCTTTTTGTTGGAAAGTGTAGAGCAGAAAAATGGCAAATAAAGTAGTACTAGAAGAACCCATGATAGATAGGCTTTAATTCTGTgaaattttaacaaattaagAACAAGCTTGAGATGAATGGCGGGGTTTGACGGCGGCTCCGGCGGCAGAGCATAGTGATTCGGCCGGTCAGGTGTAGAAGAAGAATGTGCAGAAAGTATATGAATGGAGAGGAGTCAATGGGAGGGGAATCTTGATTATCTTCGATATGCTCCTAATTATATGTAATTTACAAAAACGATTCACCACAAAGTCATAGTACCAATGTtccttgaataaaatatatttaaaatgacaaaatttgtgtgagacagttttatgggtcgtattttgtgagacggatctcttatttgggtcatccatgaaaaaatattaatttctatgctaagagtattactttttattgtgaatatcggtaaaatTGATACGTCTCATacataaatattcgtgagactgtttcacaagagacctactcatttaaaatataccttTGAGCACATATTAACAACAtactttattatataaaataatatggaAGAAACGAATAATATAAGGAATAATATACTAGTGGAGGATGTTGAGtgcttatttttttttgtatttcctATTACATATAGGTTAAAGTATAGAAATTTAACTCGTTCTTGTATAATATCCCAACCGACCCGGGAACTTTAAttctattatataatatatttaattgttggaTACTTATCGAATGAAATTAGTGTAACTAATATTTCGATATCGATATCGATATCATATCGTACCCAAAATTTTCgataaattatatatctttTGGTAGAATTATCTCAGTATAACGAAACATAAGAaatgttttctataaattctTTCAAACATCTCAAAACACTTTTATCCGGCTAAAATGTAAGAAATATTTTCTATAAACTCTTTCAAACACTCTTTTTAGCTTGAATTTCCTCACCTTTGAGCATATGGTTTTCCACGGCGGGGTTTGCTCATTTGCCTATGGAAGAATAAGATCTAGAACGTGGCACGACCAGGCTCAATTATGAGGGCATTAACATCGATCTGATTTTGTTTACAATTATATAGCAACTATTTATCAGCCTCatattttacaataatattAACTTCAATTTTCTAGTAGGGCACCATAGAACTATATgaatcatttcaaaattttatttttaaaacgatGAACGACATATATTACAATAATTACTCCTTCAAAGAGCAAAGTCCTCGTTGTGACCTAACTTGTCGATCAACAACCTAAGAGAATTTAGAGGCGACTCTAACAAGCTAAAGAGGTGATTGTCATTTATGTAACATTTTATCACATACTCTCAAATGTGTAGCACTTTGCCCAGCATAGAGATTATTTCTGACGTTTTCTATTGCAGACGATCTCTAGCATCATTTTGTCTAGATCCAGACATAGACTCACACGAGTGCAACTGCACAATGCACTTTTTTAGCAATTATTCGTATCAGTAtcgttatatatataactttgtTATACAActatttatcataaataatttcaaatattaatttcaaaCCGACGTGCTATTAGAGCTGTCAAAACGGACTGACAGGACAGGACGATTCAACACACCAATTTTTAGTTATATCTGACGAGTTGAAAGACTAAAGCGTGTTAGCCCGCAACCCGACAAAACCCACCACTTGGTGGAGCCGGTGGGACGATTCGTCATTTGGGCGGATTAACAAATTTTCAACCTATGCAACATGTCTAATTGACGTGACAAGACAGGAGATCAATCTGATGAGTCAAACCTATTTCGACAGCTCTAGATGTGATATAAATATCACACATATAATTTGATAACAAATACGACTTTTTATTAGaacaaaacatatataaatcttTTTAgtagacttgtcaaattgggttAAACTTGTCGAGCTCGCCCACCCTGCTATAAAAATTGAGCGGGTCgggttgataaaatagcagccTGTTTGGAGGTGGACCAAATGGGTTGAGCCCGTTTGGGTTGCGGGTCAAGACGGACGGGCGGGCTGACTTGTCAAATTAGGgtagaatttatattttttaattttatataaaaatttgaataagtCTCCTATTCGTTAGAATTCAACATATTTGACGTTGGAAAATGCCATCAAAcataaaaaagttttttttctcttcaattgaatgataataattataaatattgtcCTTCAATTGAAGAGTGGAAAAGAAGAGACAAAATATGTGAATTTCTTGAGTCATTTTATGATACTACTAATTTGATCTCCGGTTCTTCTTATCCTACATCAAATTTGTACTTCATGCAAGTTTGGAAGATCGAAGTTTTGTTAAATGAGAAATTGTCAAATGAAGATGATGTTATAAATGATATGTGTAAAAGGATGAAATAGAAGTTTAATAAATATTGAAATCAATATTGCGTGATGCTTGTATTTGAGGCTATTCTTGACCCACAAATAAAGCTttcaatgtttaaattattttatgaaactatttgattgaaatatattttttttctatgtttaCTGCGATATTGTctagcattttttttaaaaaataagcgGGTCGGCCCGTCTAACTCGCGACTCAAAGTGAGTTGGATTGGATTGGCCATTTAAATCCCCGCCCCGCCCCGTTTAATGACGGGTTGAGGCAGTGACGGGTGACCCATCTCACCATTTCGTTTTGACATGTCTACTCTTTGGTAATGGATGACTCTTATTAAGCACgttattattttcatataattaCCACCAACCTAGAGAGCTATCCACAAGATACATTGTTTTAAGCACTTTCGCGAGCCTCTTTTCTTACTATAAAATTTATGTAATGATTAATGGAATTATTCAATCGGAGACACTgagaattaaatattatttttgtatatcttattattttaaagTGTTTATATTACTGTCCAAGAATTATGTTTGGTGGAAATTAAAAGGGACCCCAACTATATAGCTACTACTAACTACTTGTCTATGATGCGACGTGAGTGCTTTATTATTAATGAATTGAAAAtgcaaattcaaaaaatatgatttttattttaaatattttgttgataaaataatatattctcTTACattattatctttatttttagtaattatttatttgtcaaATTTCGCATCATCTGAATAATTAAATGGACCTACTTTCTTATATACACCCACAATATAACCATAAATGCTAGTGATTTATGGCTTCACCAACTCCAACAAAATAATATAGTTCAAacaataattttctttaaatgcCAATAGAAAAAATATACTAAAAATCTTGACTACTTTTCAATTTATAAACTTACTGCAAGTCCTTGTGCTCTTgctttttcttgaattcttgATGCTTCTCCACCAACATATAGGCCTCCATTAATTGGTTCATTTTATTGTGAAAATGTTTATCTAAgataaagatttctcgagcttTTTAAAGAATCTttttatatctatttttttttaaaaataaaataaaatttctaattgTATTAATTATCTTCTTTATTAAAGATTTTCATCTCAGAAAAAACATTCCTTTCCCAAAAAGCTCCCGATCAAATTTGTTTCTTGAACTTTTGCATCTCTAAAATGCCTATTAAAAAAGATAAAGTCTTGTATTTATTCGGGTAATCTTAAAAAGTATTTTGCATGATAACAataatactaatatatgataataaaagaaaaagggTAAAAGggaaaaggggaaaaaaagggGGTTGTAAAAGTTCACTGTACAAAAGGGTGAAGATTTATTTGTTTTGTCCGtggaaatttaatattttgaaaaaaacaaaaagaaaaaggaaaataaaggAAGAGATCTCAATTGTATCGAAGGAGACGGAGGTTTTTTTATGGGAAACAATGCTCGTTTTTGCTTGTGAAGGCTTTATTTAGtacaaaaaattaatgtataTGTGTACATAGCATGTAGACGTGATTactagaaaaatataaaattaataaattcctCATCCACATAATATATAGAGtaacatatgtaaatataatatatgcatttataattaaatatctatCTGTTTTCTCATTTTATCCATTAAATAATATATCCATTTTATATTGTTGGATGAAATGTATTGGATAGTGAGGTTTGTAGGTTTTCCACGTGAGTGAATGGAAATTTGAGAATGTGGGTTTGTCCTACATTGGAAAAATAAAGTGGTATAGATGAGTTTATATTGTGTCATAAAGTGTAACAATGATTGGTCAAGGTCAAGAGGCTCTCCCTCGCGCACGCCAGCGCAGGAAGAGTGAAAATCATGGGCCTGATTTGAACTGGAAAAGTTTGACTTGTGTGCTCGCATACGAGCGCGACCTTCTGACCGatcttttgcaattttttttttcggaaATGACCTTACACAATTCCTTGAGATCTTTCACCTGACCTGACTGTTGATGTTTTGGTTGTCTTATTGATGGCAACTTTTGGTTCTTCGGCTGCCTCTTGATGACAACCTTTGGCCTTTCGTATGGCTGCTATCAGCATACATCAATAAGAGATGTGTCAAGACCAGAATACACACCGAAATCCACTTTTTCCTACATCTCTGTATTCTGGTCATGCTTGCTGCTTCACTTATGTTCCTGCTTGCTGCTGAGCTTATCGTTAAAAGTATACAACAAAGGTTTTTGTTGTTAAAATGTAATAGTTTTTACAACTTTATGCTATATAATGACAGAAATTTTGTATACAACGAAAGATGTCAGaatcatattaatatttgtaCAGATGATTTAtgagcattttaaaaaaaaaattagagagtTAAGCGTCTATTTATTATTCATAAGGAGTTATTGACTATTAttctaaaatagaaaaaaaacgtgatttttaattaaagacgatttataaattttagtttAGATATTAAAGTCtagttttttaatattatatacaagtaatattataaatttatgttaGCTTGTCGTGTAAACGAACCAAATTGACctaaatatggaaaaaaaatctttaaggTTGATTTTAGCTCGAATTAGATATATTTTAGTTAATCTTGATTTAAAGTTcaaacaatttaattttttttccttgaaactaaatatttaaaagctagaaaaatattttatttaatatataattatattaaaacaatACAATATTAACGATTGTGAGAGGTTAACGAAGtattaaaaacataataatttgATCTCGAGTTACGATCATTttcacaaataaattaaatatttttcgagaaaaTTCGATTTGTTTGCAATCAGATCTATTTTTTTCTCTgtggaaaataatatttttagatgaatataaaaaatttgagatttaataattttttcaataagAAGACCAAAAAAGAGAGGAAAAGATGCCCATAAGATATGTCGAGATTTAGTAATTTTTTCAACAAGGAGATATGTCAACTCAAGTTTAATGctataatatatcatatatcaaagcattatattatttccacacttgaaaacaTCATCTAAATTGGTTTCATATGTTAATTATAAGATATTAAAATCAAATTCTTCAAAAAAGATGCCCATGACGTCGTCGTGATGTGGTTGATTCAACGGATGGACCCTCCTGTAACATTAAATTCTAACTTTATCGTGATATACAAATATGATAAATCGTCTCACACATTAATTTTGTATACAGATCTGAtttgataaatgaaaaatattaattcttaggttaaaaatattgattttcacTCCAAATACAGACCAAGTCGATCTGTCTCATGGATATTAATATGTGAGATTGTCTCAATGACATTTCTCAGATCCGACCcgatcaattaaaa
This window of the Primulina huaijiensis isolate GDHJ02 chromosome 3, ASM1229523v2, whole genome shotgun sequence genome carries:
- the LOC140974216 gene encoding thaumatin-like protein 1, which encodes MGSSSTTLFAIFLLYTFQQKGVVDASTFTFLNKCSQTVWPAILGHPPMVTTGFELPKGGSRAFQAPTGWSGRFWGRTGCTFDGSGRGSCATGDCGSGQMECNGAGSTASTLAEFTLGSGSMDFYDVSLVDGYNLPVMVDVSGGSGQCKSTGCVEDLNRLCPAELRTDDGGACRSACDAYGTPEYCCKGEYGSPSTCKPSAYSQVFKNACPKSYSYAYDDATSTFTCTAADYLITFCPNHPSQKSSKSSDGTTNDPGPEGGSGAGPGSGSMPEAMLGDRSWLANLAIGASTRTSSFRSAFQIVSVLVHLASTVVLLL